The Myxococcota bacterium genome contains a region encoding:
- a CDS encoding bifunctional alpha,alpha-trehalose-phosphate synthase (UDP-forming)/trehalose-phosphatase: MSELDTNSNAERPIVVASNRLPFTIQRGPDGLLVQPAPGGLVSAMDPVLRKRGGTWLGWPGIELRRDESVPVPDRPYDIAPLHLTDDELELYYHGASNGMLWPLLHAMPGRSRFDRRDFEMYTEINDRFATSILEHAPGSGLVWIHDYHLMLAPRRVRAGLPEGVSLAFFLHVPFPPYDVFRLCPWDRELLRSLLSCDLIAFHVRGYARNFLDCAERILGARVDPRTMLVEYGDRTTQVAALPIGIEFETFDGLAKSAERQPELGRERVVLGVDRLDYTKGIPERMRAFERLLELHPEYRENVVMLQVAVPSREEVTEYRDLKNEIDALVGAINGRFATAGWSPIRYLYRSLDRDVLAGLYRDSDVALVTPLRDGMNLVAKEFAACQVNDPGVLILSRLAGAAETMREALLVNPYDLDGTAEELHRALSMGEDERRSRIAALRRREQRDNLDAWTHAFISSAVEARQALPTMSDVEYEGWFADFLKSYRLALFLDYDGTLTPLRDHPDQAVLSPEMREAVVGCAHRADTDVAIVSGRALGGIRERVGEADLTYAGNHGLEIVGPELPLFEHEDLVHYRGRAEELASELDRLATNGAWTERKGPTLTFHYRSVPEALRPGLMRDAHEVVRKAGYQPRDAHCAVEARPPIGWDKGRAVLHILRARYGPSWSESVRVVYLGDDQTDEDAFRFLAGLALTFRVGSPDTPTAATRRLKNVDAVQGVLTWLARRAQPAAG; this comes from the coding sequence GTGTCGGAACTGGACACCAACTCGAACGCCGAGCGACCGATCGTCGTCGCCAGCAATCGCCTCCCGTTCACGATTCAGCGCGGCCCCGACGGCCTGCTGGTGCAACCCGCACCGGGTGGCCTCGTCTCCGCGATGGACCCGGTGTTGCGCAAGCGCGGTGGCACCTGGCTCGGATGGCCGGGTATCGAGCTGCGCCGCGACGAATCGGTGCCCGTCCCCGACCGGCCCTACGACATTGCGCCGCTGCACCTCACGGACGACGAACTCGAGCTCTACTACCACGGCGCATCGAACGGCATGCTCTGGCCGCTGCTCCACGCGATGCCGGGACGCAGCCGCTTCGATCGGCGCGACTTCGAGATGTACACCGAGATCAACGATCGCTTCGCGACTTCGATCTTGGAACACGCCCCGGGTTCGGGGCTCGTCTGGATCCACGACTACCACCTGATGCTCGCACCGCGGCGCGTGCGCGCGGGCCTGCCCGAGGGTGTGTCGCTGGCTTTCTTCCTCCACGTTCCGTTCCCGCCCTACGACGTCTTTCGGCTCTGCCCCTGGGATCGCGAGCTGCTGCGCAGCCTGCTCTCGTGCGATCTGATCGCCTTCCACGTGCGGGGCTACGCGCGCAACTTCCTGGATTGCGCCGAGCGGATCCTCGGAGCCCGCGTCGACCCCCGCACCATGCTCGTCGAGTACGGCGACCGCACGACCCAGGTCGCTGCGCTGCCGATCGGTATCGAGTTCGAGACCTTCGACGGGCTGGCGAAGAGTGCGGAACGTCAGCCCGAGCTGGGACGCGAGCGCGTCGTGCTGGGCGTCGACCGTCTCGATTACACGAAGGGCATCCCCGAGCGGATGCGCGCGTTCGAGCGGCTGCTCGAGCTGCACCCGGAGTACCGGGAGAACGTCGTGATGCTGCAGGTCGCGGTGCCGAGCCGCGAAGAAGTCACCGAGTATCGCGATCTCAAAAACGAGATCGATGCGCTGGTCGGGGCGATCAACGGGCGCTTTGCCACCGCGGGTTGGTCGCCGATCCGTTACCTCTATCGCTCCCTCGACCGGGACGTGTTGGCGGGCCTCTACCGCGACTCGGACGTCGCGCTGGTGACGCCCCTCCGCGACGGCATGAACCTGGTGGCGAAGGAGTTCGCCGCCTGCCAGGTGAACGACCCGGGCGTGTTGATCCTGTCGCGCCTGGCGGGCGCAGCCGAGACGATGCGCGAGGCGCTCCTCGTGAATCCCTACGACCTCGACGGCACCGCCGAAGAGCTGCACCGCGCGCTGTCGATGGGGGAGGACGAGCGGCGCTCCCGCATCGCCGCGCTGCGCCGCCGGGAGCAGCGCGACAACCTCGACGCCTGGACCCACGCCTTCATCTCCTCGGCGGTCGAGGCCCGCCAGGCGCTCCCCACGATGAGCGACGTCGAGTACGAGGGATGGTTCGCCGACTTCCTGAAGTCGTACCGGCTCGCCCTCTTCCTCGACTACGACGGCACGCTGACACCGCTACGCGATCACCCGGACCAGGCCGTGCTGTCCCCGGAGATGCGCGAGGCCGTAGTGGGGTGCGCCCATCGCGCGGACACCGACGTCGCGATCGTGAGCGGTCGTGCGCTCGGCGGCATTCGCGAGCGGGTCGGCGAAGCCGACCTCACCTACGCGGGCAACCACGGGCTCGAGATCGTCGGCCCCGAGCTCCCGCTCTTCGAGCACGAAGACCTCGTCCACTATCGCGGCCGGGCCGAGGAGCTCGCGTCCGAGCTCGACCGGCTGGCGACGAATGGCGCCTGGACGGAACGAAAGGGCCCCACCCTGACCTTCCACTACCGCAGCGTCCCCGAGGCGCTGCGGCCCGGGCTGATGCGCGACGCCCACGAGGTGGTTCGCAAGGCGGGCTACCAGCCCCGCGATGCCCACTGCGCCGTCGAGGCGCGCCCGCCCATCGGCTGGGACAAGGGGCGTGCCGTCCTGCACATCCTGCGCGCCCGCTACGGCCCGAGCTGGTCCGAGTCGGTGCGCGTGGTCTATCTGGGCGACGACCAGACCGACGAGGACGCCTTCCGCTTCCTCGCGGGCCTCGCGCTGACCTTCCGGGTCGGTAGCCCGGACACGCCCACCGCGGCGACCCGGCGCCTCAAGAACGTGGATGCCGTCCAGGGCGTGCTCACCTGGCTGGCGAGACGCGCCCAACCGGCCGCGGGCTGA
- a CDS encoding mechanosensitive ion channel family protein, with amino-acid sequence MELLERIAAHPVAIEVASLAALGLGLLALHLLTRRILVRWIEKWVLRSSTRWDDALHDEEVFDRLIALLPAILGWYGVRLLPGISETVQIVGGRLALAMMVLFGGRAVIALLSAANDIYAENPENRDRPVKGYLQVVQIIVGVIMGVLILAILLDRSPVIFLSGLGAMTAVLLLIFRDTILSLVASVQITGNDMVRVGDWIEMPQYGADGDVIDVALHTVKVQNWDKTITTIPTHRLISDPFKNWRFMSLSGGRRIKRSMFIEMSSVRFLEPEEIERFRSFALIDDYLDAKTREIDTDNQGRTGDTNLNPNIRRLTNLGTFRAYVEQYLKSHPQIHATGMTLIVRQLAAGSEGIPLEIYCFTKTTDWAAYEGIQSDLFDHFFAIAPDFGLRMFQSPSGADVRALSSSD; translated from the coding sequence GTGGAGCTTCTCGAACGGATCGCTGCCCACCCGGTCGCCATCGAGGTCGCGAGCCTCGCCGCTCTGGGGCTGGGCCTCCTCGCACTGCACCTCCTCACCCGCCGCATTCTCGTGCGCTGGATCGAGAAGTGGGTGCTGCGCAGCTCCACGCGCTGGGACGATGCGCTCCACGACGAAGAAGTCTTCGATCGACTGATCGCGCTGCTGCCGGCGATCCTCGGGTGGTACGGCGTTCGCCTGCTGCCCGGGATCAGCGAAACGGTGCAGATCGTCGGCGGCCGTCTCGCTCTCGCCATGATGGTGCTGTTCGGTGGGCGCGCGGTGATCGCCCTGCTCTCGGCCGCGAACGACATCTACGCCGAGAACCCGGAGAATCGCGACCGGCCCGTCAAGGGCTACCTGCAGGTCGTCCAGATCATCGTCGGCGTGATCATGGGCGTGCTGATCCTGGCGATCCTGCTGGACCGGTCGCCCGTCATCTTCCTGTCGGGCCTCGGCGCGATGACCGCGGTCCTGCTGCTGATCTTCCGCGACACGATCCTCTCCCTGGTCGCGAGTGTTCAGATCACCGGCAACGACATGGTGCGGGTCGGCGACTGGATCGAGATGCCCCAGTACGGCGCGGACGGCGACGTCATCGACGTCGCGCTCCACACAGTGAAGGTGCAGAACTGGGACAAGACGATCACGACGATCCCGACCCACCGCCTGATCTCGGACCCGTTCAAGAATTGGCGGTTCATGTCCCTCTCGGGGGGACGACGCATCAAGCGCTCGATGTTCATCGAGATGAGCTCGGTCCGCTTCCTCGAACCCGAAGAGATCGAGCGCTTCCGCTCCTTCGCCTTGATCGACGACTACCTGGACGCGAAGACGCGCGAGATCGACACGGACAACCAGGGCCGTACGGGCGACACCAACCTCAATCCGAACATTCGCCGCCTGACCAACCTGGGCACGTTCCGGGCGTACGTCGAGCAGTACCTGAAGAGCCACCCCCAGATCCATGCCACGGGCATGACCCTGATCGTGCGCCAGCTCGCGGCCGGGTCCGAGGGCATCCCCCTCGAGATCTACTGCTTCACGAAGACCACCGACTGGGCGGCCTACGAAGGCATCCAGTCGGACCTCTTCGACCACTTCTTCGCGATCGCGCCCGACTTCGGTCTCCGCATGTTCCAGAGCCCGAGCGGCGCCGATGTGCGGGCGCTGTCTTCGTCGGACTGA
- a CDS encoding site-2 protease family protein — translation MDFTALALWYVALLFSLVCHEAAHAWAALRGGDPTAYHGGQVSLDPRPHIQREPFGTIFAPLLAFAWGGWMIGWASTPYDPRWAAAYPKRAAWMALAGPAANALLMVSAAIVIRIGLLLGFFEIPIDFDIDLLVAGTMGGLTDTLASFVSIVFALNLLLLIFNLIPVPPLDGAGALPLVLPDALALRVRVAFANPMWSFFGILVAWITIRQLFVPALVIALRVLYPELS, via the coding sequence GTGGATTTCACGGCCCTGGCGCTCTGGTACGTCGCGCTGCTCTTTTCGCTCGTGTGCCACGAAGCCGCACACGCCTGGGCCGCGCTTCGCGGCGGAGATCCCACCGCGTACCACGGCGGCCAGGTCAGTCTGGACCCGCGTCCCCACATCCAGCGGGAGCCTTTCGGAACGATCTTCGCGCCGCTGCTCGCCTTTGCCTGGGGTGGTTGGATGATCGGTTGGGCGAGCACCCCCTACGATCCGCGCTGGGCAGCCGCTTATCCGAAGCGGGCGGCTTGGATGGCGTTGGCCGGTCCGGCCGCCAACGCGCTGCTGATGGTGTCCGCCGCGATCGTGATCCGGATCGGCTTGCTCCTCGGCTTCTTCGAAATCCCGATCGACTTCGACATCGACCTGTTGGTCGCCGGCACGATGGGGGGTCTCACGGACACGCTGGCGAGCTTCGTGTCGATCGTGTTCGCGCTGAACCTCTTGCTCTTGATCTTCAACCTGATCCCGGTTCCGCCCCTGGACGGGGCAGGCGCGCTGCCTCTGGTGCTGCCCGACGCGCTCGCCCTGCGTGTCCGAGTCGCCTTCGCCAACCCGATGTGGAGCTTCTTCGGGATTCTGGTCGCCTGGATCACGATCCGGCAGCTCTTCGTGCCCGCGCTCGTGATCGCGCTGCGCGTGCTCTACCCGGAACTCAGCTGA
- a CDS encoding EAL domain-containing protein, translating to MWGLLLAAVVPVLAAVRMGPHASRAPALTASLIALAAWCVGVGVSTGNEAVGAPPSELLAVAVAGCLWLGSRQWTGEGRSWLLPVSITVAAAVAVLTAGPYWNVQTPFSAPAAIAAGFALLTAPQVITDLVRGGQLRSHGVRAALVLAVFGPIAAATGFAFVNGIAQFTLHPVAYLPLAGALTWLVTSRGVGATGMAAISEPIIFVDSQGQVVDGNPAAFELLGVATRNPQMLHRQVMGVPGLRRLLEDPTRECGEFFTGTTVGDRRCYEARVLRSAGESGEVRVLSVQDVTSRRESERQLFHQAHFDSLTGLANRRYFLDRLEDAVEGVQGSNDADLAVMYIDLDRFKEINDTFGHAAGDELLRTMAHRLRQHLRVSDLVSAAGVVPSAPTVARLGGDEFALVLTGIGEAELAEKVAERILALLSEPVILDGKKVWAAGSVGIALYPQHGTDAQQLLRSADIALYHAKANHRSSFQFFRPELMAETQRKAALDRHLRGAMDSGELELHFQPKVDVASNELTGAEALLRWRNAELGTVAPKEFIPVAEDFGLIGPIGTWVIENVCEHLNRWRAAGLPIVPVSINVSPQQFTQMDLTATIASALESYDLPPSWLEVELTESVILEQDDNTTSALRTLQTIGVRIALDDFGTGYSSLSYLNRVPLDVLKMDRNFVRDIHLDPGAEGVVSAVISMAHSLSLEVIAEGVDCDEQIEILQRMGCDQIQGFVFGPAVSENEFTQILRAGNVPLASEAKGESDTITGTPLEEIGSDRNEFERTIDETAAPGDEIQGVADAGEAADDELEVDADVSGVAPELETDPDDDEASLPAIFGEESASNGEANEEPDVTEMASEESVETATAAESTLVAADDDVEAPEIEADLDDDLPAPFQPEEGPVALTGATSTASSEQATSADEVTPEALVDVALEGETDAAEDSTDETADAAELVEPAETELEVPDTVVDLDADGSEPVTDAAESAVAEVASDAPETHPDASETEGAHLEDEPTVVEAAEDGEGAVAAEDAPDASERSEDASVEAAVAAEADGDVADSGEADTEEADTEGDVLAASASESEATDGDAAPAFTPYCLVVDDGSDRLGLLAMRMNRIGALALYARVYDEGLLFVAQEGEAIRSVMVSTTAPVEEVRRLAERIASDAGVAPSILLVGPGEAPKELLDLRGRCRIWGVREPIDDALLGHLLGAVHLGDGTDTPAVQRERPRAPYDIMASVETSEGSEAVLLSSLSDRGAFLEMSKPPEVTATLDLEFTLEEMVVGTVGKVLYRIEGDDARTGGVGVEFVGLDADTQERIAAAVDERAVRCLA from the coding sequence ATGTGGGGCCTACTGCTCGCCGCAGTGGTTCCCGTGCTCGCGGCCGTCCGCATGGGTCCCCACGCTTCGCGGGCACCTGCCTTGACCGCTTCGCTGATCGCGTTGGCGGCCTGGTGCGTCGGGGTGGGCGTCTCGACGGGCAACGAGGCCGTAGGCGCGCCGCCTTCCGAACTCCTCGCCGTGGCGGTGGCCGGCTGTCTGTGGCTCGGCTCCCGCCAGTGGACCGGGGAAGGCCGCAGCTGGCTCCTGCCGGTGTCGATCACGGTGGCCGCGGCGGTGGCCGTGCTCACCGCGGGCCCGTACTGGAACGTCCAGACGCCGTTCTCGGCGCCCGCCGCGATCGCGGCAGGCTTCGCGCTCCTGACGGCGCCCCAGGTGATCACCGATCTCGTTCGCGGCGGACAGCTTCGCAGCCATGGCGTGCGCGCGGCCCTGGTCCTCGCCGTGTTCGGGCCGATCGCCGCGGCGACGGGCTTCGCCTTCGTGAACGGCATCGCCCAGTTCACCCTGCACCCGGTGGCCTACCTCCCGCTGGCCGGGGCGCTGACCTGGCTCGTCACGAGCCGCGGCGTCGGCGCGACTGGCATGGCCGCCATCTCCGAGCCGATCATCTTCGTCGACAGCCAGGGACAGGTCGTCGACGGCAACCCGGCTGCCTTCGAGCTCCTCGGGGTCGCCACGCGCAACCCGCAGATGCTGCACCGCCAGGTGATGGGCGTCCCGGGCTTGCGACGCCTGCTCGAGGATCCCACCCGCGAATGCGGCGAGTTCTTCACGGGCACCACGGTGGGCGACCGCCGCTGCTACGAAGCGCGCGTGCTCCGCTCGGCCGGTGAGTCGGGAGAGGTTCGCGTGCTGTCGGTGCAGGACGTCACCTCGCGCCGCGAGTCCGAACGACAGCTCTTCCACCAGGCGCACTTCGACAGCCTGACGGGCCTCGCGAACCGTCGGTACTTCCTCGACCGCCTCGAAGACGCCGTCGAGGGCGTGCAGGGCTCCAACGACGCGGATCTCGCGGTCATGTACATCGACCTCGACCGCTTCAAGGAGATCAACGACACCTTCGGCCACGCCGCGGGTGACGAGCTGCTGCGCACCATGGCGCACCGCCTCCGACAGCACCTGCGGGTCAGCGATCTGGTGTCGGCAGCGGGCGTGGTCCCGAGCGCTCCGACCGTGGCACGGCTCGGTGGCGACGAGTTCGCCCTCGTCCTGACCGGGATCGGAGAGGCGGAACTCGCCGAGAAGGTGGCCGAGCGCATTCTCGCGCTCCTGTCCGAGCCCGTGATCCTGGATGGGAAGAAGGTATGGGCCGCGGGCAGCGTCGGCATCGCGCTCTATCCCCAGCATGGCACCGATGCGCAGCAGCTCCTGCGATCGGCGGACATCGCGCTGTACCACGCGAAGGCGAACCATCGCAGCAGCTTCCAGTTCTTCCGACCCGAGCTGATGGCCGAGACCCAGCGGAAGGCGGCCCTCGATCGTCACCTGCGCGGCGCTATGGACTCGGGCGAACTCGAGCTCCACTTCCAGCCCAAGGTGGACGTCGCGAGCAACGAGCTGACGGGCGCCGAGGCGCTCCTGCGCTGGCGGAACGCCGAGCTCGGAACGGTGGCTCCGAAGGAGTTCATCCCGGTCGCCGAGGACTTCGGTCTGATCGGCCCGATCGGTACCTGGGTGATCGAGAACGTCTGCGAGCACCTGAACCGCTGGCGCGCGGCGGGCCTTCCGATCGTTCCGGTCTCGATCAACGTCTCGCCCCAACAGTTCACCCAGATGGACCTCACGGCGACGATCGCGAGCGCGCTCGAGTCCTACGACCTGCCGCCGTCGTGGCTCGAGGTGGAGCTCACCGAGAGCGTGATCCTCGAGCAGGACGACAACACGACCTCGGCGCTCCGCACGCTTCAGACGATCGGGGTGCGGATCGCGCTAGACGACTTCGGGACGGGCTACTCCTCCCTGAGCTATCTGAACCGGGTTCCGCTCGACGTCCTCAAGATGGACCGCAACTTCGTGCGCGACATCCATCTCGATCCGGGCGCCGAGGGCGTGGTGAGCGCCGTGATCTCGATGGCCCACAGCCTGTCGCTCGAGGTGATCGCCGAGGGTGTCGACTGCGACGAGCAGATCGAGATCCTGCAGCGGATGGGCTGCGACCAGATCCAGGGCTTCGTGTTCGGACCGGCGGTGTCCGAGAATGAGTTCACCCAGATCCTGCGCGCAGGGAACGTGCCCCTCGCGAGCGAGGCGAAGGGCGAGAGCGACACGATCACGGGAACGCCGCTCGAAGAGATCGGCTCCGACCGCAACGAGTTCGAGCGCACCATCGACGAGACCGCTGCTCCCGGCGACGAGATCCAGGGCGTCGCGGACGCCGGGGAAGCCGCCGACGACGAGCTCGAAGTCGATGCCGACGTCTCCGGTGTCGCCCCCGAGCTGGAGACGGACCCCGACGACGACGAGGCTTCGCTGCCCGCCATCTTCGGCGAGGAGAGCGCCTCCAACGGCGAGGCGAACGAGGAACCGGACGTCACCGAGATGGCCTCCGAGGAGTCCGTGGAGACCGCGACGGCCGCCGAGTCGACGCTGGTCGCGGCGGACGACGACGTCGAGGCGCCCGAGATCGAGGCCGATCTCGACGACGACCTTCCCGCGCCCTTCCAGCCCGAAGAGGGCCCGGTGGCGCTCACCGGTGCGACGAGCACCGCGAGTTCCGAACAGGCAACGTCCGCAGACGAAGTGACTCCCGAGGCTCTCGTGGACGTCGCCCTCGAGGGTGAGACCGACGCAGCCGAGGACTCGACGGACGAGACCGCAGACGCCGCGGAGCTCGTGGAACCTGCCGAAACCGAACTCGAGGTTCCGGACACGGTCGTCGACCTCGACGCGGATGGGTCCGAGCCCGTGACGGACGCCGCCGAGTCTGCGGTCGCGGAGGTCGCGTCAGACGCCCCGGAGACCCACCCGGACGCTTCGGAGACCGAAGGGGCGCACCTCGAAGACGAACCCACGGTCGTCGAGGCCGCGGAGGACGGGGAAGGGGCGGTCGCCGCCGAGGACGCTCCCGATGCCAGCGAGCGCTCCGAGGACGCGTCGGTCGAGGCCGCCGTTGCTGCGGAAGCCGATGGGGACGTGGCCGATTCTGGCGAGGCCGACACAGAGGAAGCCGATACGGAAGGCGACGTGCTCGCCGCCAGCGCATCCGAGTCCGAGGCGACCGACGGTGACGCCGCGCCCGCGTTCACACCCTACTGCCTCGTGGTCGACGATGGCAGCGATCGTCTGGGCCTGCTCGCCATGCGCATGAACCGGATCGGTGCGCTGGCGCTCTACGCGCGCGTCTACGACGAGGGGCTGCTCTTCGTCGCCCAGGAAGGCGAAGCGATCCGCTCGGTGATGGTCTCGACGACGGCACCGGTCGAAGAAGTGCGACGCCTGGCCGAGCGCATCGCCTCCGATGCCGGCGTGGCGCCCTCGATCCTGCTCGTGGGTCCGGGGGAAGCGCCGAAGGAACTCCTGGATCTCCGCGGGCGCTGCCGCATCTGGGGCGTACGCGAACCGATCGATGACGCTCTGCTGGGCCATCTGCTGGGTGCGGTACACCTCGGCGACGGCACCGACACACCCGCTGTGCAGCGCGAACGTCCGCGGGCGCCCTACGACATCATGGCCAGCGTCGAGACGAGCGAAGGCTCGGAGGCGGTGCTGCTCAGCTCGCTCTCCGATCGGGGCGCCTTCCTCGAGATGTCGAAGCCGCCCGAAGTGACCGCCACCCTCGACCTCGAGTTCACGCTCGAGGAGATGGTCGTCGGCACCGTGGGCAAGGTGCTCTACCGGATCGAAGGCGACGACGCGCGCACGGGCGGAGTCGGCGTCGAGTTCGTCGGATTGGACGCGGACACCCAGGAGCGGATCGCGGCTGCCGTCGACGAGCGCGCCGTTCGCTGCCTCGCCTGA
- a CDS encoding methyltransferase: MFHRVVATAVEATPKRSRSVSGAAWALVLVMSLCGSSALAIEEAVEAAMALESRSEADRERDANRKPAETLAFFGLEADDRVLELFPGGGWYTKILAPVLAEEGKLLLFQGQTDRLKKLLDENEGLENVAIAEGGGTIKPTAERGIFEIEGLSIDEDDIDLVLTFRNLHNFTPESRKRLYAEVLETLVDGGRFGVVDHTRRHMAPDTREVWRRLDPVLMIQEITEAGFRFVGYSDLHYRPDDELRYEVGRKSVKGNTDRFTLLFEKVD; the protein is encoded by the coding sequence ATGTTCCATCGAGTTGTGGCGACTGCCGTCGAGGCGACACCCAAGCGATCGCGATCCGTGTCCGGCGCCGCCTGGGCGCTGGTGCTCGTGATGTCGTTGTGCGGATCGTCCGCCCTGGCGATCGAAGAGGCCGTCGAAGCGGCGATGGCTCTCGAGTCGCGGAGCGAGGCCGACCGCGAGCGGGACGCCAACCGCAAGCCCGCCGAGACCCTGGCCTTCTTCGGGCTCGAGGCCGACGATCGGGTGCTCGAGCTCTTCCCCGGCGGCGGCTGGTACACGAAGATCCTGGCGCCTGTGCTCGCAGAGGAAGGCAAGCTCCTGCTGTTCCAGGGCCAGACCGATCGCCTGAAGAAGCTGCTCGATGAGAACGAAGGGCTCGAGAACGTCGCGATCGCCGAAGGAGGTGGGACGATCAAGCCCACCGCCGAGCGCGGGATCTTCGAGATCGAGGGCCTCTCGATCGACGAGGACGACATCGACCTCGTGCTGACCTTCCGCAACCTGCACAACTTCACACCCGAGTCGCGGAAGCGGCTCTACGCCGAGGTTCTCGAGACCCTCGTGGACGGCGGCCGCTTCGGCGTCGTCGATCACACCCGGCGCCACATGGCACCGGACACGCGCGAAGTGTGGCGGCGTCTCGACCCCGTGCTGATGATCCAGGAGATCACCGAGGCCGGGTTCCGCTTCGTGGGTTACTCGGACCTGCACTATCGGCCCGACGACGAGCTTCGCTACGAGGTCGGACGCAAGAGCGTGAAGGGGAATACCGACCGCTTCACGCTGCTCTTCGAGAAGGTGGACTGA
- a CDS encoding S-(hydroxymethyl)glutathione dehydrogenase/class III alcohol dehydrogenase, translating to MKIKAAVAFEPAKPLVIEELDLEGPKAGEVLVKLAATGVCHTDAYTLSGRDPEGLFPSVLGHEGAGVVEDVGPGVTSVSPGDHVVPLYMPECRQCKFCLSGKTNLCITLRDKQGQGLMPDGTSRLSYKGQTIHHYMGTSTFGERTVLPEIALAKIRPDAPFDKVCLFGCAVSTGIGAVLYTAKVEPGANVAVFGLGGVGLSVIQGAALAGAEQIIAIDKNPAKFDLAREFGATHFLNPDDTADLVDAVLEVSGGGVDYSFECIGNVEVMGQALQVAHRGWGESIIIGVAGAGEEIHARPFLLVTGRNWRGSAFGGVKGRTQVPKFVDQYMSGRIRLDEYVTEKVPLEEINGAFDKMHGGEVIRSVIVY from the coding sequence GTGAAGATCAAGGCTGCTGTCGCTTTCGAACCCGCGAAACCGCTCGTGATCGAGGAGCTCGATCTCGAGGGCCCGAAGGCCGGCGAGGTGCTGGTGAAGCTCGCCGCCACGGGTGTGTGTCACACCGACGCGTACACGCTTTCCGGTCGCGATCCCGAGGGCCTGTTCCCGTCGGTGCTCGGGCACGAGGGAGCGGGTGTCGTCGAGGACGTCGGTCCGGGTGTCACCTCGGTGTCACCGGGTGACCACGTGGTTCCGCTCTATATGCCCGAGTGCCGACAGTGCAAGTTCTGCTTGTCCGGCAAGACGAACCTGTGCATCACGCTGCGCGACAAGCAGGGGCAGGGCCTCATGCCCGATGGCACCAGCCGTCTCAGCTACAAGGGCCAGACGATCCACCACTACATGGGGACATCGACCTTCGGCGAGCGCACAGTGCTTCCCGAGATCGCCCTCGCGAAGATCCGGCCGGACGCACCCTTCGACAAGGTGTGCCTCTTCGGTTGCGCCGTCAGCACCGGCATCGGCGCGGTGCTCTACACGGCGAAGGTCGAGCCCGGAGCCAACGTGGCCGTCTTCGGCCTCGGCGGTGTGGGGTTGTCGGTGATCCAGGGCGCGGCCCTGGCGGGGGCAGAGCAGATCATCGCGATCGACAAGAACCCAGCGAAGTTCGATCTAGCGCGCGAGTTCGGCGCTACCCACTTTCTGAACCCGGACGACACGGCCGACCTCGTGGACGCCGTCCTCGAAGTGTCGGGCGGCGGCGTCGACTACTCCTTCGAGTGCATCGGCAACGTCGAAGTGATGGGCCAGGCGCTGCAGGTGGCGCACCGCGGCTGGGGTGAATCGATCATCATCGGAGTTGCCGGCGCTGGCGAAGAGATCCACGCGCGCCCGTTCCTGCTGGTGACGGGCCGCAACTGGCGCGGCTCCGCCTTCGGTGGCGTGAAGGGCCGCACGCAGGTGCCGAAGTTCGTCGACCAGTACATGAGCGGACGGATCCGCTTGGACGAGTACGTCACCGAGAAGGTGCCGCTCGAAGAGATCAACGGCGCATTCGACAAGATGCACGGCGGTGAGGTCATTCGCAGTGTCATCGTCTACTAG
- a CDS encoding sulfite exporter TauE/SafE family protein, with the protein MDATTLGVLAATAVATSILSAIVGMAGGIVLLTVMLLFFEPLVAIPLHGLVQLVSNSSRTVIQRAYVDWDLVWRYSVLLLPMGFLGLAFLRALPPDGARALIGAFVLVATWLPGLLLLGTHPDRLDRGRRFLVLGGVVGALNTVVGATGPLIAPFFLDLGMERRALIGTKAACQTLGHLAKAVIFGVAGFAFLGFLAPLAVLAASVVLGTWLGSRILGRVTEATFVRLYKTVLTLVALRLVVWDGLAAFGWG; encoded by the coding sequence ATGGACGCGACCACCCTCGGCGTCCTCGCAGCGACCGCGGTCGCGACCTCCATCCTCTCGGCGATCGTCGGGATGGCCGGCGGCATCGTCCTGCTGACGGTGATGCTGCTGTTCTTCGAGCCGCTGGTCGCGATCCCGCTCCACGGTCTGGTGCAGCTGGTGTCGAACAGCTCACGGACGGTGATTCAACGCGCCTACGTCGATTGGGACCTGGTGTGGCGCTACTCCGTGTTGCTCTTGCCGATGGGGTTCCTCGGGCTGGCGTTCCTGCGCGCGCTGCCCCCGGACGGAGCACGCGCCTTGATCGGCGCCTTCGTGCTGGTCGCCACCTGGCTGCCCGGCCTGCTCTTGCTGGGAACCCATCCCGACCGCCTCGACCGCGGCCGCCGATTCCTCGTGCTCGGTGGCGTGGTCGGCGCGCTCAACACCGTGGTGGGCGCGACGGGACCGCTGATCGCTCCCTTCTTCCTGGATCTCGGCATGGAGCGACGGGCGCTGATCGGCACCAAAGCGGCCTGCCAGACGCTCGGTCACCTGGCGAAAGCGGTGATCTTCGGAGTCGCGGGCTTCGCGTTTCTCGGGTTCCTGGCGCCCCTGGCCGTACTCGCGGCGAGCGTCGTGCTCGGGACCTGGCTGGGCAGTCGCATTCTCGGGCGAGTGACCGAGGCGACCTTCGTGCGGCTCTACAAGACGGTCCTCACACTGGTCGCGCTCCGGCTCGTCGTATGGGACGGCCTGGCTGCGTTCGGGTGGGGTTGA